From Salarias fasciatus chromosome 8, fSalaFa1.1, whole genome shotgun sequence:
TCTAATCGACGAGAAGTAGAGATGTTAGATTAGACCTTCAATAATTACAATGTATCAATTAATAATCAATCAATACTACCAACAACCATCCTCACTGAGAGGCAGCAATATGTGGCTTTTGGGTgaaatttatggaaaaaaaaaaaaaaaaaaaaaaagcattatacTGTGATAGCAGATCATGAAAGCAGGGCAAAGAATGGTGGTTTCCCAGTCTCTGTAGTGCGTAGTAGTGTGCTTCTTCTGTCTACCGGCGAACACACCGAACCAAACCAGCTGGCTGTTCACTTCAGACCTGGAGACGTCTGGAAACGCCTCTGCTCACCATCTCCACCGCTTCGCCTCGACACAGCTGCTCGTACTTCTTCCTCTCGGGGAGGTAGTCGGCGGGGCGGCCGCGGGTCTcgctcctctgcctccccccCTGCTCCCCCTCCGCCTGCTTCTGTTTGGCCAGCTGGTACTCGAAGTACTTCAGGTTGCCGTTGGCTCTCTGGTGCGTCGGGTCTAACAGGAGGAATTGAGAGTCTGTGTGATTCAACTGgagtgctggagctgctgaaggctTTCACTTTTTTAGATTCAGAAACTCAGTTTTggattcatttagatttttttaaagtggtttaaaattatttacaACATAATTTATATAATGTTAAACATGGAACTTGCTCATGTTTAAAATTGGTTTAGGCTGATTTAAATGAGGCCAGTCGAATCTGTGTTGCTGAATAAATTACATCAAGATTTTgttcaatgaaaataaagacatagtTTTGAGTTGTACTATAAAACTCAGTGTCGTCTGCATAGAGGCGAACACAAGTGAAGACTGTCAACACTGCCCTTCCTGGAGCTCTGCTCTACTAATACTACTGCACACACAGCACATAAGCCTCTGATCTAATGTCTACAACATCGACAGCATCCAGTGTGCGGCTGACcgagctccagcagcctcttGGTGAAGTCCAGCGCGCTCTGCAGTTCCCCCTGCTGGTACACCGAGTAGCTGAGGTAGTCCAGGATGGTGACGGCGTCCAGACCGGCGGCCGGCTCGCCCTGGTCCAGCTGCTTGAGGGCCTGAGCCATCCACAGCTCCGTGTGGTAGTAATCCGCCTCCGAGTACGCCACCTTCCCCACGTCGTAGCAGTCCTCCACTGTCAGGACGCTGCGCGGGAGGGAGGAGCCTGAGGAGGCCACGGAGGGAGGGGAAAGGTCAGGAAGAGCCAACATGAGCAGTAGAGGGAAGATTACAGCGCGTCACAGGCAACCTGGCAGCTGTCCGCTGGCGATGGTGTCCGTGTCCAGCTGGTAGGTGTCCTGCAGCCTCATCAGAGCTTTAGCGGCTCCCGTCTGGTCCTCGTCGTTGGGGAAGTGCTGCCTGTGGATGGTCAGGTTGGAGATGAACTCTGGAATGGCACAGGAGAAGAAAACTGAATCTTCACCGTCTCTGCATCCTCATCTTCTGGTTCAAAAAGCTTAATGGGAGaattttattttactctgaATTTTTAATTCACTCTGAATACTCACAAACATTGGATACTGAGAAATAAAAGaatagtgtgtatgtgtgtgtgtgtgtgtgtgtgtgtgtttaccatcGGACACATCCTTGAGTATCaggctctccagctccacccactcTGTGTTCAGCCTCTTCATCAATTTGAAGGCGTTCACCGGGTGACCCAGAAACTCCTCAGGGTCCTGTGAGGCTTCAGCAGACAGAGCGTCCAGTCTGTCCGCccacctggaaacacacacacacacacacacacacacacacacacacacacacacacacacacacacacacacacacacacacacacacacacagttcaggtGTGGAGACTCTGATGTGTTTGTATGTGCCTGCGTTGGGGTTTCACACTCACTCTTtgatctgctgcagtttgtcttCCTCAGCTTGGATGTAGCTCTTCAGCGAAGTCACCAGCTCCTTCTCCGTGGACAGCAGGTCGATCATGTGACCTGAGgacacaaccacacactgaGCTCTGTGCAAACAACACAACTACAGTCTGAGCATTACATAATAACAGCAAGAAGCATTTGATTTGTATAGCACCTTCAAACACGCTGACACAAAGTGATAAGACAAAGTATTGAGCGCATAAAAAAACAGGACGCAACAACagtcaagaaaaaagaaagtagcAACAACAACTGCACAACACCCGGCTGAGATATACAGTACAACTCCCTGACACATCGAGCAACACAGCAGCCACACGTTGACCAACGTGAGGGGATTGTACCCACCGATGGAGGTGAAGAAGTCACTGTGGGCGGAGCAGGAGGTGACGAGGAGAACCTGGATCCACCACCAGTGACAGAGAACCATACTGCCTGCAGACTGTACACACAGAAATTAGAGAAATCAGACTGAACACCGAAATCGGACCATGTACTGTACGTCTATGCGTAAGGAAAAGGTTAACAGTGAATACAATGAGTTAAATGTAGAGATGTAATTTTCCAAGTATGAATATGTTTCCTTTTCTAACATACACGAAATCAGACCAAGGGGTCATATAGATACAAACCAAAATAAGGCCATTATAGCTCACATAGATATGGCTGGGGGAGAAAAATCAAATAGTGTATAAACCATGAATCAACAGAAATCAGGACACAGCTGCAGAAATCAGACTGTCCTGGTCAAAATATGGCAGAAATGAACAGCAGAGACTCCACTGACATGAAGCTGAGGAATGTCACACTGACGTTTGACAAGAATCAAACCAAACTGGGGACGAATTTAGacacaaacagaggaaaaacaactgagaggtgacagaaagagagcaaaGAATGCCCACAAAGATATTCCTGGTGAGTTCTAATAAACATTACAGGAACATTATTACTGGTGGAAACTAAAATGAGGTGGAATCTATCAGATTAGAAAGAATAATTCACATGTCAGACTGTAGTTTATATTCTACTCAAACATATGAACAAACCGGGAGAATGACTGTCCAGAACTAAAATAAGTGAAACCGACAGCTGTCAGGTGAAGCCTCAGCAGATCTCAGTCTGACACAAACACCGCTTCTAGCTGCTGCTACGCCGCTGTGGTTAAAAATAGCCCCGAAACAGAGAGGGCGGACAGCTCTTACCGTTTTGACACAGAAAAAACCAGCAGGTTGCGCAAAAGCGCAGAAAAAGTGCGCAGAGTGCGACGCTAATGCTAATAACACAGCTGACTTCCggttgtttcttcttctgctgcaccCAGACAGTGttgctgctccctgctgccgCGGGGcggtgctgccccctgctggccgccCGTGTATCTCCTCCAGAGAGACAGGAGTTTTCACTCGATGCAGTTATAAAAGAACTGAACAGGGACTTCATCCGTCAAAAGCTTttccaaacaaaaatacattttatctggtaattatgtttttatttgtacatggggaggtgaagaggagggagaagatgAGTCTGTAAATATCCACAAAACATCCATTCAATGGCAAAAGCttctctgtaaaaacaaaacaaaattgtGTTTGATTTTCTACTCACTTTTGTCGGTATCAGTTTTTGCGCCagtttttttgtcctttatttttttttcaattttatttcaaactgatttttatttaaGTTTGACTTTAGAATTTCCTCTGCACTGtattgttttaatcattttttttgtgcaatttataaatttaaaaaagtgtttgaggtcttttagtcagttttgttgatttggctttttttctatAGAAATGAAGTTATTTATTGTCTTCATTAGCTTTTATTAGTAGTATCCACATTACTGGTTATAAGTATTTCTCCCCTTCAGATCTCGAAGAAAGAAGAGTTATACTGAGGTAGagtagaaaataaaagttatgtgacataaaaaaagacatttttccaaAGTCAGTACTTTAAGATATGATTTATGTGCAAAATAAACTGCAGGTAAATGGAGATTGTTTCAGAGAACTGACAGTGAAGGTGCAGTTTGACAGTGACGGACTGAAACTCTCCCACATCTGTCTTCAGCTTCAAAcagtttctgttcagaaggaagaaaaaaaaacttctcattattttccacattttcttcacattcagtttttttctttctgaaatcaGTTCCACGGCACTGGAACTGTCTTGAGTCTGCACGTTCTCCCTGAGTCGGCCTGCAACGCTCTCAGTACGTCCACGCCAGTCTCTCGGGGTTTGTTTACGTCGGCCGTCCAAACGGCGAGAGGGCGGGGCCTCAGCTGAAGGCGTAGCCCGGCACCGGCAGCTTCTGTCCCTCTTTGGCCTCGAAGAAGGTGTAGGAGAGCGTGATGGTGTCAACACGAGCCATCCGAGGGTCCTCGTCAAACTCTGGGTCGATGTAGAAGAAGACGGGCATGTCCACCTCCTCGTGAGGGTTCAGACGCTGCTCCTCGAAGCAGAAacactgcacaaacacacacacacacacacacacacattcacttcaGTTCTCTTAATTCTGTTTACCTCTCATTTGAAACCTTCCTGCTCATGAcaggaaatgaacagaaaacaaacaggaagtggacaaACTGAACCTGGATCTTGTTGAAATATTGTCCGGCCTCAAACGGAACCACGTTGTACGTTGAAATGCCGATGATCGCTTTGTCTGTCGGGTTCTTCGCTCGGTAAAAGGCCAACGCCGTCTCACCTGGAACCACCTGCATGCAGAGGGAGAGCAGTGAGGGGGGAGGCAGTGTGGGGAGGAGCCTGGTGGGAGGGTGGGGCTTACGTAGATCTCGGTCTGCTGCGGTCTGAAGTTCCACTGCATGCTGGCGTGCGTGTCTGCGTTGAACGTCACCTTGATGACGCGCTCCTTCACCGGCGTCATGGTGGCCACCTGCTCGGCGTCGTGTCCGGCCACCGCGGTGCCGCCGAGCCCAGAGGCCTGCGGGACGCACAGAGATCAGAGGGCTGGccaggtggagggaggggtctgtgtgtgtgtctggacctCACCTGGCAGTAGAGGCGGTACAGTGGCACGGCGGCGTACGACAGGCCGATCATCCCCACGCCGGCAGCAGCGATGTAGGTGAGCACCGTCTTGTTGCGGGCCTTCCACTCGTCCTGCTGGCCGCGGCTCCTCCGGCCGCGGCTGGGGGGGACGGCCCGGGGGAGCAGCCTCCGCCGCAGGAGGAGCTCACTGTGCGAGCGCAGCGACCGCGGGGCGCCGCCGCACAGCGTCCGGACACACGGCGGCAGCAGCGCGGCGGCCGCAGGGCGCCGCAGCAGCAGGGGCAGCAGCATCACCGCAGTCAGTCACAGCCGAGCTGGAGATCGAGTCGACAACACCTGGAAGAGATGAGACACTTTCAAACTATTTGTTAGAAAGTAATTTAAAAAGGATGACAGCTTAATAACACACGCTCTGTGTTTCTGAGACCTGTAATCCagcaaattgaaaataaatggaagaaaaagTCTGTCTGAATATTGTTCACATAAACTCCTTTATGTATTGAATCATAACAGTATCTAATCGTATTGAACCGTATTATGCTGTATCATACAGTAACGTATGTATTGTATCGTGACTCCCCTGACAGTTCATAGCATTAACAAATGTTTACTTAGAAATGAGCTGGAAGTCAGCAATAActcaaattcaaataaaaatgtgctAATTTAAAGTCTGTCTATCAACCAATGAgctaaaacacaaagaaatcctGTTTACACCTTAATGAGACTGACTCTTTGAACATTATTTAAGAGGagatagttaaaaaaaaatccactgaatGCGTTTTGTAGTAAAGTGTTAAGTTAACcggctgtgttgtgttttatttcatcacATGTGGGCTGAATCATGAAAGATTTTTAAAGTCTGACTCAAGactataaaaaaatattaaattgtcGACTAACGCGCGTCAGCTCAAGTTAAAAACCACCTGTTAGACGAAAACTCACAGTACAGGCTTGATATCTAATCAATACAgtacacacatttcattttgaaatgaataactgaagcagtgaagctgtcGCTGTGTGGACTCGTCGGAGCTCCGCGCGCACAAAGAccggaaaaaacaaacaaacaaaaaatataattttgttTACTGTTTATCAGTTTCACTTGTGAATAAATGGATAAATACCTGTAAAAAGAGAAGATCTCTGCGGtgtttcacctcctcctcgctgctcctccttcacctcctgtcACTTACCAAACACTCGGTGTTACACACAAAATGCTCCGACTGGGTCAAGCTGGGAAGGTTCCGCATCCACACGAAGGCTAAACATTAACGAAACACGCTcataaaaagcattttaaaagactgtAAATTACAATTCATCTTTATtcaaaagatgtaaaaaaaatacaaacacatctatcatctatctatctatctatctatctatctatctatctatctatctatctatctatctataaaGCTTTCATCACCAAAAATTAtatgaaatatgtaaaaaaatagATTCATGATGAAATTATATGAATAAACAAgtaatatgaaaaaaagaaaaagtacttTAAACAAGTACAccacattttaaagaaagaggtgtcaaacataagacaTGTGGACCAAAAAAGTCCTAAAAAAAGAGGTCCTTGAGAGGCTCTAATCCAGCAAGCCAAACCACCAATCAAATATTTTCTACTtaataataattacaaataataaaaacGCTGAAACTTAGCTACCTCATTGgctttatgtaaaaaaaagcgTATTTAAGGTTATTATTAAGCCACTGCTGCAAGATAAAATGGGTCAGTTTGTGACTCCCgaactaaaatgtttttgacacCCTTGCTTTGAACTGATGTGAAAATGGATTATAAATTCACAATGAGCTGATTATGTTCACATATTATCAGCATTTCAACTTCAGAAAACCGTGTGAGATAAAAACGGCAACATCTCTTAACTCTAGGAATAAATCTGGGAAAGTCAAATAAATGACATTCCAgtcttaattattttttatttctatttttaagaaaattaccgttatttaaataaaaattgcatttttttttttttttttactacagtTTGGTCTGATTTTTTGAGAGCTATTTTCCCAAACAGCTACATGTATTATTTGAGGTCTGAGTTTATTGTTTCAATCTGACTTCGAATCGAATGATCGATTGTTTTCCGATGATCAGGGTGACGGTGGAGGAACTACGGCGGCCGCGCGGGGTCAGAGCGCGGCTGCGGCTCGTGCGGAGGGGCTGCGGCAGTCATGGAGGGGGTCACCGTCGGCCAGGTATTCGATGCGGAGTGCATCCTCAGCAAGCGGCCCAGGAAGGTAAGCGCGGCCACCGGCGGCCCCTCGGAGCCGGCCCCGCCCGGCGGAGGAGCCCGCGGCCCGGTCTGATGGTGTGTGTCGTCCGCAGGGGAAGTTCGAGTATCTGGTGAAGTGGAGAGGATGGTCCTCCAAGTGAGTAGCCGCCGCTAGCTGCACCGTTAGCCGCCGCGGCTAACAGAAAAACACCGAACAATGAGCGGCCGCCGCGAGCGCTCCAACCCTCCGCGAGGGCATTTACCCCCGCacggggagagggagggggtggggggcaaaACCGAcagcctgcccccccccccctccctcagcaCCCACACCCTCCCCGCCCCGGCACGCACACCGCGGAGCAGCGGCCGTGTCTGCTCCGTCTGTCCGCGGCTCCCTCCCCGAGCTGCGGATGCTAGTTCACAGTCTGACCGGGAACAGCTGCAGGCTGCGGGGTCCTGCTACCCCAGGACCGGGactggacccggacccggaccaggGACTTAATGCAGACTCGGGACACGACCTGGATCGGAGACTTTATTCAGACCTGGGACGTGATCCGGATCAGTACCTTAACCTGGACCTGGGACATGACCTGCACCAAGTACACGACCGAGACCCAGGACTTAACCAGGACCAAGCACTGGAACCAGGGACCTAACCCAGATCAGGGACCGATTACTTGGACCTGAGGCTTAAACCTAGACCCGGGACATGACCTACTCCAAGGACTAAACATGGACCACGAACCTGAACTGGACCACTGCCTTAATTTGAGGACtcgacctggaccagagacttAATGCAGACCAGGGACATGATCCTGGACTAAAGATTGAATTTGGCCGAGACTAAACTTACACCAGGGATTGGACTTGGATCAGGACCCAGAGAACATACACATCCCAGCATCCTTTgcagttgatgttttttttttttttttttgggggggtattTGAGAAAAAGTGCAGCAGAATTCAGATTTCATCTCCATAGAAACCGTCAGAACGTCTCATAAATCAACTGATTCCTTcagtctttcagtgttttctgtatCTTGTCGATGACTCATGAAGCCGATAAACGGTGTGAGGATGTCGGACTGAAGCGCTCTGATGATGTTTTCAGACACAACAGTTGGGAGCCGGAGGAGAACATTCTGGACCCGCGGCTCCTGGCGGCGTTTCACAAACGGTGAGTGATTCCCTCAACCTGTCAAAGTTTATCTTCCCTTCTTTATCACTGCTGCAGCCGGTCTGTGAACTCTctctgaaaactgttttttttagagAGCAAGAGCGAGaacttctgtttcagaaaaaaggaaaacggcCGAGAGGACGACCTCGAAAGATCCTGGTAAGTCACACACGGCTCATTTCACCTCTGCATTTACTCAGATCTGATGTCTGTAGATGTTCTAAAAACGTAGGATAGAACTGAACCGCTGTTTCTGCTCCTAACGTCTGTGAACAGCTCAGTGTGAAACTGCAGGTTTTTGGTATTTTAATGAGAAAGTGAAATACTTGGGCCGACGACTTCAGGTGAAAACgtcaaacttttattttgttttgggttccatttccatgacaacgatGCCCGGTGCCACTGAAGATGGTTGCTAGGGTTGGACCATGGTGGAAAACCTAGCCTTTATGAAgtgctgctactgtgcatgtgcactaCAGTAGTATAGTCCTTCTGCACGTGCTCAGTAGACTCCGATTCTCTGACTGCGTGACAGAATCAGAGTCTACTGAGCACGTGCAGAAGGAATGAGAGCTGTGTGGACTGAAGgtgacgtcacttcctgtctgtcctttcagcctcctgctcctgctgtgacCAAGGacagccgctcctcctcctcctcctctgccctctcctcctccgcctcctcctcggaggaggaagaggatgaggaggaagatgacgaTGAAGACCACGGCAAGAAGGCCAAGCCGGGCCCCCGTGCGCCCCCCGTCCCCCAGAAGAGGCCCCAGATCCTGCTGGCCAAACCCGACCCGCCGCGCAAGAAGAAGCGCGGCAGGAAGCCGCTGCACCCGGACCTCAGGGCGCTGCGGCAGGCCAGGGGCCGGcccgccccgtccccccctccccctcctcccccgccgccTGCAGGCCCTCCCCGCCACCCGCAGGCGCCGCGGGGCCCGCGAGACGAGGCCCGGCCCGGCGTGAAGAAGCCGCTGCAGCCGGCCAGCTTCACCTACACCGGGCTGCACCGGAGCGCCCGAGAGGAGGCGGcgtcccactcctcctcctcctcctccttctccccctccgGCTGCGTGTGGAGCGGCCGCTCGCTGTGCGCCTCCTCCGCCACGTCCTCCTCCCACGGCAGAGCCGGCGCCTCCTCACACAGTAAGAGCTCCCTGGACCTGAAACGCTCCGCCTCGGACGCCGCCGCCTTCAGGGCGTCTTCTCTCAAACATGGCGGCAGCTCGGGCTCGCTGGGTCTGCATGCCGGCTTTGCCGGCGGCCAGATGGCGCAGCGTTCCGCTCTGGCTCAGAGGAGGCAGGATGGCGCCGCGGTTCCCCACAAACAGCAGAGCTCGGGTCTGTCcaggccggcgccggcgcccaCGCCGCGAGAACGAGCCAATCAGGCGCTCAGCCTGCGGGCGCTCAACCTGCAGAGCGTCGGCAGCCTGCCGGGCGGCACCGGAGCCGCCGCGAGGGCCAGCCTCCGGAGCGCCGGCGGGATGCTGGTGAAAGGAGGCGCCAAAGACAGTCGGACAGCGGCCGGAGGGCAGCGCTGTGGCCCGTCGGCGGGGGGCGGAGCCGAGGCCGGCCGCGCCAAGGAGAAGCTgccaggaggcggcggcggcgggcgccCGGAGGAGCGGAAACACGGACTCGGCACGCAGAGCCGCAGCCTGACGGAGCTGAGCGCCGGCGACTCGGacgagagcagcagcagcgaatCGGAGCACGCCGCCCTGTTTCCCAGCAACAGCCGGCCCAGCCTGGGAAACACCGCCGCCGAGTCGGACACGGAGACGGACTGGCGGCCGGCGCGGAGCCTCCTGGAGCACGTCTTCGTCACCGACGTCACGGCCAACTTCATCACGGTGACGGTGAAGGAGTCGCCGACCAGCGTGGGATTCTTCACCGAGCCGAGTCACTGACCCGCGCGCACGGAGCCGCGGCGCCTCGCCGCCGCACGGGACTCCAGCACACCACAACTCCCAGCATTCCCGGCGTccgagccacacacacacagataagcTCCAGTATCTGACGGGACGCTGTAGCGGCCCTGATGTTTGGCCCCACCCACTCCTGCAGCTCTCGATCCAATCAGAAACCCGGTGCTCAGAGACAAACTGCAACATGTTCAGAGGGCTCCATGTTCGAACCCCGACCGTCTCCCCAGTGGTCTCTCCGTGAAGGACCGTTCAACAGAAGTTTGAACTGAATCAACCTGCACAGATTCGATAGTTTTAAAGGCGTTGCCATGGCAATTTGTTCACTTTGGACCAGGAGCTGATGGTTTCACACTCGCCTTCCGTTGCTCTGCAGACAACTGCCTTCACCGGTCTGCCAGCTGTCCGTCTCCATTAGTGGGCGGAGCAACATCTCCATTCGCCTGCAGACCTGCTCTGTCCGGCGAGTGTGATCGGGGTTCGAACCGTCGGAAGGATCCACCTCTCCTGTGCCTCTCGTCGCCTCCGTCCGCCTCGTTCAGGGCGACTCGTCTCTACATAAAGAAGAAAAGTCGGCGGAGGagtgttctggatgttctcagATGTTCGTTCTCGTCTTTCAGTGGTTTGGACCAAAGGTGTGACGACTCGTATTATTGACCACAGTATTTGTTGCACTACACGATACAGAGGGACTGCTAGCTGTTTTGTACCATTTCAATAGGTGGCGCTGTCTTTAGAATGAAGATGTGTGTTAATTTATACCTGTAAATATGTTCTTTTTCATGTGATATCTATCTGAGGGGTCTGCGTGCCCCCCCGCCATGTGAAGGGATTTAAAATAaaccctggaaaaaaataaagtgttgcAAATCTTGTTTTTACCAGCAGGGGGCTCTGGAGGTGAAAGGTACACAGACAGATACATGAAGTAGGTAGAGAGATGCTGTGCATGTAATAGACTAACTGAAAAGTGATTGGAGATTGTGTTTAGACGCACTCAAACAGGATCTGTGAGGATGTCCAGTGGTTCCAGACAGAACAGACAAACTCAGGTTTAAGTGCACAACATGAGTTTAATTTCAGTGGTTAAAATACATCCAATCCTGTGACTTCACAGgtcgaaaaaaagaaaaaaaaaaaaaaatcataaataaacTTCAGTTTTGTATGAATGAAGCCAAAATATACAGTACGAAGCTGGTTAGAGTCAACACGCCAAATAAATATGACACCGTGGAAATGTGTCAGAATCCTCACAGAGCggagagaaaacaagaaatgGTGTCTCAGACCGACGACAAAACTAAAGTCACTTAATACAAATCATCAGCTGAAGAGCCTGTGAGCTTCCGACGAGCCGAGTGACGCTTGACGAACCTCTCCTGACTGGCGGCGTTACGTGAAAATGTAACATTTCCTCCTGTTAAACGGTAAACTTTGGAACTCAGAAGTTGGTGCTGTCGCCGACGCCGTGGCTCTGGTGCCGTGACGATGAAGTGGAAATCGACCCGCTCTCGGTCTTTCATGGAGAAGCTGCCACAGTTGATGCCCCATTGGTTCGTAAGCTTCAACTCCACAGTGAAGTACTGAGAATGAGCAAACGTTACCTCCATGGTGCTGATCGCCACCCGGTACCAGATCAGAACAATAATTCAGGACAGATTCAGGTTCCATCGTAACCAGATGCAAATCTAATTTATACCCCAAATTAACTTGAATTAATTAatcttttaatcatttttaaccAGCTCTGAACTTGACTTTTGAGCAGTAAGATTTTAGATTAATAGATCTAAAATGAACTGATATTAAACTGAACTTTTTTGAAACTCTTGGATCAATTTAAAGTCAGTcctcatttaaaggtgcattaaggagtttttcaacttttaaaatacttattttccacaataaatatgttacaaatattcaatgatgtgtacaatgtgccctgacatattcattgtaagtaccgctaacagcgctaaattgtcacttgaaagttgcagtgccggtccggcaccagaactttttgggggagaatttgagatgatgtgacgtaatgcgtgcTCCTGCCGGCCTGATTTCCATGCCTTCGTTTTCGGCATGGCAATGGTTTttcgccattactccgccagatggatcttccagaaagtaagaaaagaccggcttctagcacggccacagctccagcacagaccccaccggggcaaaaggaaattaaattttactcgagcgctactaaaagagcgaggaaggagttcccctcttccgtgcacgtacatggacgcaagccacaggcccGAGTGTTTCaataagctgcagttacgcccaaggcctgcaggggccgttgtttcgcataaaacgtgcaaactcctttaTGCACCTTTAAGAATTTATTCGTTCTTTGAGTTCAAATGAAAGGTTTGACATTAGAGAGCTTTCagtttaaaacctgattttga
This genomic window contains:
- the LOC115392809 gene encoding prolyl 4-hydroxylase subunit alpha-1-like isoform X2, with protein sequence MVLCHWWWIQVLLVTSCSAHSDFFTSIGHMIDLLSTEKELVTSLKSYIQAEEDKLQQIKEWADRLDALSAEASQDPEEFLGHPVNAFKLMKRLNTEWVELESLILKDVSDEFISNLTIHRQHFPNDEDQTGAAKALMRLQDTYQLDTDTIASGQLPGSSLPRSVLTVEDCYDVGKVAYSEADYYHTELWMAQALKQLDQGEPAAGLDAVTILDYLSYSVYQQGELQSALDFTKRLLELDPTHQRANGNLKYFEYQLAKQKQAEGEQGGRQRSETRGRPADYLPERKKYEQLCRGEAVEMTPRRQSRLFCRYHDNGRHPRYVIGPVKQEDEWDRPHIVRYHDIVSDKEMEKVKELAKPRLRRATISNPVTGVLETAHYRISKSAWLGAFEHPVVDKINQRIEDVTGLDVSTAEDLQVANYGVGGQYEPHFDFGRKDEPDAFEELGTGNRIATWLLYMSDVQAGGATVFTDVGAAVWPKKGSAVFWYNLFPSGEGDYRTRHAACPVLLGNKWVSNKWIHERGQEFRRRCSLQEAH
- the LOC115392809 gene encoding prolyl 4-hydroxylase subunit alpha-1-like isoform X3 encodes the protein MVLCHWWWIQVLLVTSCSAHSDFFTSIGHMIDLLSTEKELVTSLKSYIQAEEDKLQQIKEWADRLDALSAEASQDPEEFLGHPVNAFKLMKRLNTEWVELESLILKDVSDEFISNLTIHRQHFPNDEDQTGAAKALMRLQDTYQLDTDTIASGQLPGSSLPRSVLTVEDCYDVGKVAYSEADYYHTELWMAQALKQLDQGEPAAGLDAVTILDYLSYSVYQQGELQSALDFTKRLLELDPTHQRANGNLKYFEYQLAKQKQAEGEQGGRQRSETRGRPADYLPERKKYEQLCRGEAVEMTPRRQSRLFCRYHDNGRHPRYVIGPVKQEDEWDRPHIVRYHDIVSDKEMEKVKELAKPRLRRATVHDPQTGTLTTAHYRVSKSAWLGAFEHPVVDKINQRIEDVTGLDVSTAEDLQVANYGVGGQYEPHFDFGRKDEPDAFEELGTGNRIATWLLYMSDVQAGGATVFTDVGAAVWPKKGSAVFWYNLFPSGEGDYRTRHAACPVLLGNKWVSNKWIHERGQEFRRRCSLQEAH
- the LOC115392809 gene encoding prolyl 4-hydroxylase subunit alpha-1-like isoform X1; amino-acid sequence: MVLCHWWWIQVLLVTSCSAHSDFFTSIGHMIDLLSTEKELVTSLKSYIQAEEDKLQQIKEWADRLDALSAEASQDPEEFLGHPVNAFKLMKRLNTEWVELESLILKDVSDEFISNLTIHRQHFPNDEDQTGAAKALMRLQDTYQLDTDTIASGQLPGSSLPRSVLTVEDCYDVGKVAYSEADYYHTELWMAQALKQLDQGEPAAGLDAVTILDYLSYSVYQQGELQSALDFTKRLLELDPTHQRANGNLKYFEYQLAKQKQAEGEQGGRQRSETRGRPADYLPERKKYEQLCRGEAVEMTPRRQSRLFCRYHDNGRHPRYVIGPVKQEDEWDRPHIVRYHDIVSDKEMEKVKELAKPRLRRATISNPVTGVLETAHYRISKRRATVHDPQTGTLTTAHYRVSKSAWLGAFEHPVVDKINQRIEDVTGLDVSTAEDLQVANYGVGGQYEPHFDFGRKDEPDAFEELGTGNRIATWLLYMSDVQAGGATVFTDVGAAVWPKKGSAVFWYNLFPSGEGDYRTRHAACPVLLGNKWVSNKWIHERGQEFRRRCSLQEAH
- the cox11 gene encoding cytochrome c oxidase assembly protein COX11, mitochondrial, whose protein sequence is MLLPLLLRRPAAAALLPPCVRTLCGGAPRSLRSHSELLLRRRLLPRAVPPSRGRRSRGQQDEWKARNKTVLTYIAAAGVGMIGLSYAAVPLYRLYCQASGLGGTAVAGHDAEQVATMTPVKERVIKVTFNADTHASMQWNFRPQQTEIYVVPGETALAFYRAKNPTDKAIIGISTYNVVPFEAGQYFNKIQCFCFEEQRLNPHEEVDMPVFFYIDPEFDEDPRMARVDTITLSYTFFEAKEGQKLPVPGYAFS
- the LOC115392810 gene encoding chromobox protein homolog 2-like; the encoded protein is MEGVTVGQVFDAECILSKRPRKGKFEYLVKWRGWSSKHNSWEPEENILDPRLLAAFHKREQERELLFQKKGKRPRGRPRKILPPAPAVTKDSRSSSSSSALSSSASSSEEEEDEEEDDDEDHGKKAKPGPRAPPVPQKRPQILLAKPDPPRKKKRGRKPLHPDLRALRQARGRPAPSPPPPPPPPPAGPPRHPQAPRGPRDEARPGVKKPLQPASFTYTGLHRSAREEAASHSSSSSSFSPSGCVWSGRSLCASSATSSSHGRAGASSHSKSSLDLKRSASDAAAFRASSLKHGGSSGSLGLHAGFAGGQMAQRSALAQRRQDGAAVPHKQQSSGLSRPAPAPTPRERANQALSLRALNLQSVGSLPGGTGAAARASLRSAGGMLVKGGAKDSRTAAGGQRCGPSAGGGAEAGRAKEKLPGGGGGGRPEERKHGLGTQSRSLTELSAGDSDESSSSESEHAALFPSNSRPSLGNTAAESDTETDWRPARSLLEHVFVTDVTANFITVTVKESPTSVGFFTEPSH